The genomic stretch TTAATTTATTAAATTGCTATGGTGGTTAACAGGCTCATGTCACCGCCTCAGTCCACCAAAGAGCACTGACCACCAGTCGCTATTTATTTATAAGAGGACTCCATTCAACCCCTGCCTCCCTACTGTTTGCGATTTCTATCCCGgtctctacccctctctgttcctcaccctctctgtctctccctctgtcactgtctctccccctctctgtctctacttaagtagttttttgggggtatctgtactttactttaccatttctattttttacaacttttacttttacttcactacattcctaaagaaaataatgtactttttactccatacattcaactgaccgagtctgtaatacctacacgtttcaagcagaccaccattgtcgctgtgcccaagaaagcgaaggtaatgTGCCTAAATGaataccgccctgtagcactcacgtcagtagccatgaagtgctttgaaaggctggtcatggctcacatcaacaccatcatgccagaaaccctagacccactccaattcgcatactgccccacagatccacagataactcaatctcaatcgcactccaccctgccatttcccacctggacaaaaggaacacctacgtgagaatgctgttcattgactatagctcagcgttcaacaccatagtgtccacaaagcttatcactaagctaaggaccctgggactaaacactttcctactgcctttgatctggccGACTCAACTAAACATAAATGCTTTGTTTGTGTTGGAGTGTgtacctggctatctgtaaataaataatacattgtgctgtctggtttgcttaatataagcaatttgaaatgatttactaTTTTTGATTTTTACGATTTACTTtttcttttacttttgatacttaagtatatttataaccaaatacttttagacttttaccaAAGTAGTGTTTTCCCTATTACTTTAGTTATGTTCtactaaggtatctttacttttactcaagtatgacaactgggtactttttccagCACTGGTATTTACACCAACATACATTCATTAGTGATAACCAATCCTCAACCTCAAGTCTCTATTTTGCTCACAGACAGCAGCTGTATGTATTTTCACCCTGGTCTGCACGTATGACTTCATTTAAGTATCTGAGTCCCAGCAGGAAACCCAGAGCTAACTTCAAACCACTTCCTGTCCCAGCTTTAAACTGagcacatctgtgtgtgtgtgtagatgattGACAGTGTAGCATTAGAGGTAGCTAACTCGCTGTGGGTTGGGATTACCCaacgcacattgactcggtaccggtacccccctgtatacagcctcgttgTTGTTATGTcgttttcttgtgttacttttatgataacattttttactttagtttatttagtaaatattttcttaactctatttcttgaactgcatttttggttaagggcttttcagtaagcatttcatggcaaggtttacacctgttgtattcggcacgtgattACCAGAGGAGAGAGGTTCCCTCACTGGGTTGAATAATGGATGTTTTACTGTTCTTGAGGATAAGCAGTTACCCAACAGAGTTTTGTGGAATGTGGTTTAGAGTGGGGCTCCCTTGGCAGATGTAAAATAATCTGCctgaaacactgtgtgtgtgcatgactcACGAACCACAAACTGATTATCCCCCTGGGTGTGGTGGCTGAACATAAGCTACAGCATTGGACCATCAGTTGACTACACTCACAGCCCAAACTAAGAGCAGAGGAGAGCGGGACAGAGGTGAGTTACTCACAAGGCCTGATACTTTAGTAAGCCTAAACACCATAGACAGGGATCAGGCTGAGGTCATTTCTACAATGCTGTACCACTCAACAGGTTTATCACAGGTCATGTTAAATATTCGCCTAGACCGGGCAAAGACTTCAATCTGGCCAAGAGTGCAATGTGAAATTGTTCACGTTTACTGTCTCTTTTGTTTTCTTTTCCGACTTCCCCTTTCTATGTAGCGTAGAGTAACTCCAGTACGGGAAACAGTTGAAACGGTCTTACCTCAGTGATACCAAAACCACTCCACTGGCCCCATTATGTAGTAACCATAGTCACCGGCCCAGCAAACAGCGCATTCTGGCCTGCTGATGAATTTGTCTTGCACATTCTTGGAGAAACCTTTGCATATAGTTACGCCCTCACCCTCCTGCTATGTCAGTTTACCATACAGAAGTCAAGTGCTTAACACTTTGCCAGATTCAATGGGGAGATACTTATGATTGAGGCTTCATTGGTAGGGTTCCAAGAACACGTGGCCGTACACCACTGGTAACACTGAAGTTCAGTGAACACATGCTTCCTGATCCTTTTCCATATCACTGTCATATGCTGTGGTTTACTTGGGTCCTGGAACACTGACACTGCACATGCTCCATGACCACATCTATGATCATTCCACAATGGCAGCGTATCTAAGACCAATCCCAACTGTTGACACATCCGTCAGACATTGGTGCATCTATCAAGTGCATCACATTGGCATGAAAACCCATTCCTCGACATCTTGTCCTTTCAGGAAGTCTCTGGGATTCCAGCCAACCCCAGCGGGAGAAGAGATGAATGGTCATAaaacctgtctgactgtctctgtcctccccctcaGGGACATGTGGCTATCAAAGGTTGTGGAGAACATGTGGTAGTAATGAAGCACGGAGAACCACAGTAGCCATTACTGCCCAATTAAACTGAAGTTAGTGTCCTAATGAAGGCCCTTGACCGAGCTCCTACTGGGAGGAGGGCGACAGAGTGCATGTGTTGACACCAACACACAAGCACACCAGCTCCTTGATCTGAGAAAATGCAAGAAAGCATGTTTcaatgtttttatgtgtgtgttttaccagCGCTATAAATCACTTTTGCTCGTGGCATGTGGTTTGTGTGATACATCTCTCCAGTGCCTGTATCATATGTGGGTCGACGTCACCTGACCTGTTTGACGGAAACCAGTGCTAAAACAAATACCCTAGCCTCTGCAATAGGCTAGCTCTGCAGCAGCTTTTCCACACACTGAATGAGGCCAGAATCAGTCCATAGCCAACTGACTGTGTGTGGATATGGACACACACATGTGCATGGATAATTACCTCTGTTTGTCCTTAGCTCCGCCTCCTGCATGCCTCCACTTGTCCCTTTGCCTTTGACTTAGAGGGCGTATGCACCGATCTTAATGCTAAGGCAGTACTCTTTATATACAGCAAAATGACTTGACATGTTAAGTGTGACTGTTGTATTGAATGTAATACATGAAATGCATGGTAAACAGTATCACTTATTGCTTAATATCaaaccagtggtgtagtggagggtaaacgcaAGTAAATGCTGTTTACCCACCTTTTGTGGGAAAATGCATTGAGAGTAGAGCAAACTTTATTTTATTCCTTCTATCATGCCTCCtcggtgtctctctgtctgtctctaatggAGTACTATTGCTAATCTTGTTAATTAAAGGtacaatgcagccgtttttatctcaatatcaaataatttctgggaaACAataaagtaccttactgtgattttcaattaaaattttcaaaaacaaaggaaaatagCTAAAGAGcaattttacaataaataattttACTAGACTggaagtggtctgagtggggaggggaaaactgaaaactagctgttattgttagagaggtttggaacttaACACCTGGCGATGTCACCAGGCAGGACAAACCGCCATCTCACCAAAAtgggctgaaatttcaggcggtcttttcaaacagctcttacaccttacacaatttcacagtattattccaacctcacagtgtggaaatatatataaaacggAGGAAAATCACGTTTTTAACTGCACTTGGACTTTATACATGGGGCATACAGGACTACACAGACCAAGCAGTTAATCATATTCATAGAGCCTGTGACCTCAAGAAATACGGCTCCAACACAAtatagcaatatatatatataatggtgcATGCACCATTTGTATTTACATTCACAGTGCTATTTTAGGCAACCATTTAATATACAAAGACTCAATCAGTATGTTTAATAGTTAAAAAAATAAGTTTCAATTAAAAAAAGAACGTAAATGACATCAATACAAATACAATCCAATCAGTCAGATTATTAaaaacataaaaacaatatgAAATGATTGACAATGTTCGAAAAATGACAGTTGGCCGCGGAACTGCATGACTTGGGGGGGCTTGGTCTGGGTCTTGTCCTCTCCTATAACAAGCATTAATGCGGGATTCTGACAATTCTATTGAATTTATTCATCAGACCTTGCCTCTTCACTGCAATTTTCAATGGGGATCAATAAATATCCTATTGAATATCTCTCTCTGTGGCACGGCCAGGTATTGATTTTGTGGGACGCTGAAAGATGTGTCCTCCGTCCTTCAACATCGATTGGAGGGGGATCACTGTTGAGGGATGCCAGTCACACACCCCAGGCTGATGAGGTTCTATCCATACCATCCATCCTCTGTCCAGGAAGAGGAGACACATCCCGTAGCCACTAGTCTTGGTCTATCTTTACTTGTGAACACCAGTCAAACAAAAGCCATATTTTACTAATACTGACAACCTCCCGTTGCGTGGGCTATGAGAGTCATTCAGGttgtacatcaaatcaaataataCCTAATacctttatttgtcacgtgcgccgaatacaacaggtgtagacatcaaatgaaatgcttacttacaggctctaaccaatagcgcaaaaaaaggtattaggtgaacaataggtaggtaaagaaataacacaacagtaaaaagacaggctatatacagtagcgaggctataaaagtagtgaggctatgtacagacaccggttagtcaggctgatatgaggtggtatgtacatgtagatatggttaaagtgactgcatatatgatgaacagagagtagcagtagcgtaaaagaggggttggcaggtggtgggtggtgggacacaatgcagatagcccggttagccactggttggtcggcccaattgaggtagtatgtaaatgaatgtatagttaaagtgactatgcatatatgacaaacagagagtagcagcagcagcgtaaaaagaggggttggggagggggcacacaatgcaaatagtctgggtagccatgttcaggagccttatggcttgggggtaaaaactgttgagaagcctttttgtcctagacttggcactccggtaccgcttgccatgcgatagtagagagaacactctatgactggggtggctggggtctttgacaatttttatggccttcctctgacaccgcctggtgtagaggtcctggatggcaggcagcttagccccagtgatgtactgggccgtacacactaccctctgtagtaccttgcggtcagaggccgagcaattcccataccaggcagtgatgcaaccagtcaggatgttctcgatgttgcagctgtagaaccttttgaggatctgaggacccatgccaaatctttttagtttcctgagggggaataggctttgttgtgccctcttcacgactgtcttggtgtgtttggaccattctagtttgttgttgatgtggacaccaaggaacttgaagctctcaacctgctccactacagccccgtcgatgagaatgggggcgtgctcggtcctccttttttaCATCTGTCCTTCTATGACTTTCTCAGGTTTAAAAGtcaagcctgtctctctctgggctttTGACTCCAGGTTCAGTGAACTTCTCTCCTCCTAAACCAGTAGGCTGACTACAGATGATGGCCTTGGCACCCCTGTTCAGTATGTGCCAACCAGACAAGCTCCAGCTGGTTCTTCGACTGatcaagtcagtgtgtctgtgatTATAAAGGCCTGAGTCTCTGGTCCTATTCTTTTGACTGTTTTAATGACTACTCAATAAGACTGATTAAGTCAAGACTTGAAAAACACTGAGGGGTAATTAAATGACCAGAAAATGTATTTCTGGGTCTTACAAGGCCAAGGCACCATTACTGCCTTGTGTGAGATAGTACACAGATGAATGAGTAACTAGAGACATTGTCCCATTGTGACCTTTTATTTAAATCCTTAACGTATATTTTACCTTGAGGCAAAGATAAAACACCCAATAAAAAAGCACATTTAGCAGGACAATTTTTACAAACAAAAACAAGTTTTCAGAGTTTAACCAATCTGGTGGACAGTTTATAATATTCACAGGACCCCAGACAAGATACAAACCAGCATGCAGCTGGATTGCTTACTGATTCTAACTGGAGAGGACACAAGAACTTGGTAACAGATGTTGACCTCTTTCGGTAAGTCTGATTCAGCCCAAAACCCTTGACAAAACTGTACAAAAAACAGGATGTTTTTTTCTAAACGATGCCGTAAAGTACCTCAATAAACTAGATTTAACATGTACAAATGTTTTTCTTACACTTTTTTTGTACTGGGCATACAGGAATTATGTAGGTTCTTTCTAAACAAAGATTGAGGGGAGGGCAGAATTTGTAGCCTGTTTTGAACCACAAGCAGAGGAAGTAACAGCTGACAACCCAGCATTGGCTCAATATCAAGCACAAACAAGTGAGCACAGAATTCACAAACAGCTGTATTGCTCCAACAATTTGtgcagccagtcagtcacccaaACCTCAATGGAGGCTAGTCATGTGGCTCTGTAGTTATTCCGCTGAGACCAGTTGGacttcctgtttttgtttttttacatggggtaaaatgaaaaacatatttcccaATGGTGACAGAGTGACAAAACAGGCTTTTTTATTTTGGTGGACAGCTATATAAACTGCCCAGGAAAGTTTCAATGCAACACTTCACCAAGACATTGTGTTCTTCACATAACAGAATAATGACTCATTAGGCCTACTTATTTGAATGAAATGCTGTAAAAGTTTGTGTTGGATATTGAACAGCTGCATTCTGCAGCACATCAAGTGCAAGCTCTGCAAAACATTCCTCAAAGGGGGATCAGATAACAATTTTCGCAGTGCAAAGGTGGTCAACTATTAGCAAAGAccaattacaatcttgtctcTAGCATTCTTTATGATGGATTTTGAGTCCTAAGGAAGATATGTAATATGAGAACTGTGTTGCTTTAACCACTTTTGAGAAAGTTCAGGTTATGATCAAAACAAGAAAATTAGGCATTTAAAATTACTTTATTATTTGTTAGACATTACAATGACATTGTTCTATACATGGTTCTCCAAGTCAACATGAGTAAGAAAGCTGAACCAAAAGATGACTTATCGTTTCACCAGGGAGCTGTTCTCTCCCATTGAATGACAAGGTCCACTTTGCTGTAGGGTTACTGTACTTCTGTACTCATGCTGCAGATTTAGTCAAGTGATAGGTCTCATATCCAGAGACATATTAATGGTAGTAGGTTGAGATCTGAGCTGAATGATATTCCTTTGGAATATTGAGTCAATTGGTTACATAACCATCAATGTTAGGCTACCCATTAACAAAACCTGCATTCTAAAAAGCATGTTTGAGTTACCAGAAGCCTGTTTCAGTTTTATGCTTGAGCACAATTTGGGATAAATCACAATATAGCCCACTGAAGGGAATCACTTGTGCAAATGTGTTCCAGATGGTTAGTCCAAGCACTACATAATGTATTTTCAGACATAATTGTCACAATGTCCAGAATACTGAAAATGAAATGTAAGACATGGGATACCGCAATTTGCTACTGGGTTTCTGTATTAAAACATGTTTAATATAAAAAGGTGTTGTAGCTAGTTGTCCAGAACAAGCTTGACTAAACAGACTTTAGTTCTGAAAGGAAAAACTAGGAAACAGACACTTGTTACTCAATCAAGTGTGTCTTAAAAGCATAACCAAGCCTTAGCCCAAATGAAAATATTGAAATCCAGCTCCATTAGAAAATCTATTAAAAATGGGGTAAAGAATAGGCAAAGGCGGTAAACTTTAGTTTTGAATTATGAACCCATTTAATTGTGTATTCATCAAGCCACAAAAAAGAATGTGACATAAGCTTGCTACAGAGTAGAGGCAACCTATAAACCAGCAAACCCAGTTTATAAAGATAAATTAGCTATAGGATCATAGTAATCAAATAAATGGATAAATCAAAACTTATTTATTGTATTCATTTTAGAAGTTAAGTTATTTAActtcaaagtaaaaaaaaaaaaaaaagtattctaaAAATAGTCATCACTCAATCATTAAGATTTGTAATTTGATGTTAGCCATGTCAACCCCTCATATAGTCCGTCTCCCGTGGTCGCACAGGAGGGCTGAACATACCAATTCCTATCTCTGATGCGGGTCAATCCTAGTTTCTCTTGGATTTCATGCGGCTTCATGGCATCTGGCAGGTCCTGCTTATTGGCAAAAATCAAGATGATGGCGTCCCTCATTTCACGGTCATTAATGATGCGATGGAGTTCCTGCCTCGCCTCATCGATGCGATCTCTGTCTGCACAATCCACAACAAAGATTAACCCTTGAGTGCCCGTATAGTAGTGTCGCCACAGGGGCCGGATCTTATCTTGGCCTCCAACGTCCCATACATTGAATTTTACGTTTTTGTAGGTGACAGTCTCGACATTGAAACCAACAGTGGGAATTGTGGTGACTGACTGTCCAAGTTTCAGTTTGTAAAGGATGGTGGTCTTTCCAGCAGCATCAAGTCCAAGCATCAATATTCTCATCTCCTTGTTGCCAAAGATTTTCGAAAGCATTTTCCCCATCATGAAAACAGTGCATAAATATTCCTTGTCAAATTAAAAAAACTGGTTGGGTTCTTCAGTACGTCCTGTATTACTTCCTTAATGTCAAACCATGCAGCTTTCAACTTGATTTATTTGCTTAATCAGGCGTAACCCTGCAACTAACTATCAATGGACATGGTGTGAAATATGAAGCTCACCCTGAGCAGTCAGGATCAAATCAATGCTTAACGAATGTGTCGGTCTGTCAAATAAACTGGCAACAATAAGCTTATGCCTGGTGACAAATCAGTAACTATGAGGATTGCTGCTAATAACTTACTGCTCAGAGTTTGAGGCATCCAAGTTCAAATATGTACCCAAAGGTTTGGAAAGTAAATTGTATGACAAGCCGTATACTTCTTAATTGTAGCGGTCACAAAATGTTAATATTATCGATTTCTTATTCCTATCGATTTCTATTAAATTCCGGGTCAGAGGGGCGGGGGCTGTTGATAGACCAAGGAAATCGAATAGGCCCTCCAAAAACACTGCGGTACTCCGGACTTCCTCTTGGTGAGTGTGTTTCGAGGTCCCCCTCCTCGCCCTTGTTTCGACCAGCACCACCTGAGGAGAAAGGCAATTGTCTGCAACTATTCCATCAAACGTCGCACTGGGCTACCCACTCGTTCGTAGGAGCCCGTGATCCTAAAGTCCCGGTGACTAAGGTCATTGATTTAATCCAAAAATACCCCCTCTTGTCCCCCTGAAACAGAAAAGGTTTGGGATGAGTGTCAGAAAGCTCAATTTAGCAAGGTGACGGCTGCTAGCTAACGTCAGCTAAATGCTAActtctagcttgctagctacttcacgCTGCATTGTGGATAGGTCAACGAAATTGAAAATGCAGACGTTAGTATGTACCCTTTATAATATTTTACACAAatctcaaaataaataaaaaatatattaccttctgtttcccccctcctctctcagtaATTTCCAACCTGCTTTCGTTTCTCTCCTTTTCAGTCGAGTTGAAGTGCTACTACCAAAGATTATTATAGCaaacccaagatagaccagaacctgtcgtttccaatgggagcaaattaataGTGGGCAggacaagcaaggaggtgggcagagccaagcacaagcTAGTTAGATACTAT from Oncorhynchus clarkii lewisi isolate Uvic-CL-2024 chromosome 25, UVic_Ocla_1.0, whole genome shotgun sequence encodes the following:
- the LOC139383451 gene encoding ADP-ribosylation factor 6-like codes for the protein MMGKMLSKIFGNKEMRILMLGLDAAGKTTILYKLKLGQSVTTIPTVGFNVETVTYKNVKFNVWDVGGQDKIRPLWRHYYTGTQGLIFVVDCADRDRIDEARQELHRIINDREMRDAIILIFANKQDLPDAMKPHEIQEKLGLTRIRDRNWYVQPSCATTGDGLYEGLTWLTSNYKS